The Ferviditalea candida nucleotide sequence ACTGCTTCGTCCCTTTTCCCATAAAGAAAGCATCATTAGGATTTGACTGGCTCGGAAATTTCGCTCAGCGCTTCTCCCGCCTCATCTTCGAACTTCTCGCGGACCGCCAGATCGCCGATGGCCACGACACCGACCAGCTCACCGTTATCAACAACGGGCAAACGGCGAATTTTATCCTTTGCCATCAATTTGGCCGCTTCATCGACTGTCGTCTCCGAAGAGACCGTGGTCACATCCTTGCTCATGACTTCTTCTACTGCTGCCGATCCGGACTTTCGTTCCGCATAGCCCCGAATAACCAAATCCCGGTCGGTTACCACACCGATCAATTTCCGCCCCTCAACCACCGGCACAAAGCCGATATCGTTTTCCTTCATTTTAACCGCAATTTCATAAATATTATCCTTCAAGGTGACGGTAACAGCATCCTTTGTCATGATTTCTTTCAGCGTCTTCATCATGCAACCCTCCTTCGGAATTATATTTTCCCGAAAGATGCGTTCGCATGCATCGAACGGTTCATCTGTCACTCGCCATGCAAATAGCTTAACGCCATTCGGGTCAAAAGCTTTGCGGCGTTCAACATGGCCGTTTCATCAATGTCGAATTTGGGATGGTGGTGGGGATGGATGATGCCTGCCTGTTCGTTTCCAGCCCCGACCAACATAAAACATCCGGGAATTTTTTGCAAATAATAAGCAAAATCCTCCCCCGCCATAATCAAAGGGCTTCGACGCACGTTTTCAGCGGGAAACAGTCCCGGAACCGTTCTGAAGAACCGCTCCGCTTCCGTTTCATCGTTGATGACCGGAGGGTAGCCGGCTTTGTAATCGACACGGCACTCGGCCCCATGCATCCTGCACGTCTCCGCAGCTATTTGTTCAATCCTAGCGCGAACCAAATCCCTGACTTGTTCATTAAAGGACCGAACGGTCCCGATCATCGCGCATGTTCCCGCAATGACGTTGAAAGCCGTCCCGGCCTGAATGAAACCGACGGATACCACACTGGGCTCGGCCGGATCGACATTCCGGCTGACAATCGTCTGTAGATTCATCACAAGCTGTGAAGCGACTACGATACTGTCAACCGTCTCATGCGGCAGCCCTGCGTGTCCGCCCTTCCCGGTGATTTCGATCTGGAATTCATCCGCTGCCGCCATCAATCGGCCAGTCGCCGTATAAACGCTGCCGCTCGGAAAGGGTGTCCATAAATGGACGCCATAGATGACATCCACTCCGTCGAGCACACCTTCGCGAATCATTGGCGCGGCCCCTCCGGGGGTGAATTCTTCCGCAGGCTGAAAAATGCAGACCACATTCCCCTTCAACTCACCCCGCTGTTCCTGAAAGCTTTTTGCCACTGCAAGCAATGTGGCCGTATGGGCATCGTGACCACAGGCATGCATTACTCCGGGCACCTTGGAGGCGTATTCGCACTGCTTTTGATCCTGAATCGGCAGCGCATCCATATCCGCTCGCAGGGCAACCGTCGGACCCGCTTCCGAACCGCGAATAACGCCTACGACCCCGTGTCCCCCAACGCCTTTCTTTGCTTCGATGCCCCATCGGGTCAAATGTCCGTAAATGTATTCAGCCGTTTTGTTTTCATGAAAAGAAAGTTCAGGATGCTGATGTAGATGCCTTCTCCAAGCAACCATCTCAGGAAACAAATCGTCAAGTATGGATCCGAAACGCTCCATGTCCGCCCCCTCATTTGTACTTCGGCGCTTAAGCCTAACTTTCTCTATTCATTGTATCAGGAAATGTTATAAATTTGTAATAGATTTAGTTTTTCATTAGGCTTGCACAACTTTGGGAATCATAATATCATGAATAAAGAATGAAGAAGGAGGAGTTTGTTGATGATCATTGAAAATGCAGCTGTCAAGGGCTTAAAAAGCGAACTTGCCCATCTGGATAAAGTTGCGGGAAATCTGGGATTTGTTCGCTGGCAGTGGGAATATACCCGCGCTACATATGATTATAAGATGGAAGACCAAGCCAATCGCGAGGACTATTATTTAAGAATCAACTGCAGAGCGATTGAGGGAAAATTGGAGCAGCCGCATGCCGTTCTGGTATTGGAAGACGCTTATATTGGCCGTGCCACGTTCCCCCATGGACTGGATTATGAATCTGCCATTCCGGACAAGATCTTAAATGAGTCCAAGCAAAAAATAACCGAGCTCAAACAGCAGCTGGGCTAAGGTTTTATCATGAATCCGCCACGAAGAGGAACACCAGACTTTCTTCTTCTCCTGCTGACCTTCGCTCTTGTCGGTTTCGGCT carries:
- a CDS encoding CBS domain-containing protein, translated to MMKTLKEIMTKDAVTVTLKDNIYEIAVKMKENDIGFVPVVEGRKLIGVVTDRDLVIRGYAERKSGSAAVEEVMSKDVTTVSSETTVDEAAKLMAKDKIRRLPVVDNGELVGVVAIGDLAVREKFEDEAGEALSEISEPVKS
- a CDS encoding M20 family metallopeptidase, with product MERFGSILDDLFPEMVAWRRHLHQHPELSFHENKTAEYIYGHLTRWGIEAKKGVGGHGVVGVIRGSEAGPTVALRADMDALPIQDQKQCEYASKVPGVMHACGHDAHTATLLAVAKSFQEQRGELKGNVVCIFQPAEEFTPGGAAPMIREGVLDGVDVIYGVHLWTPFPSGSVYTATGRLMAAADEFQIEITGKGGHAGLPHETVDSIVVASQLVMNLQTIVSRNVDPAEPSVVSVGFIQAGTAFNVIAGTCAMIGTVRSFNEQVRDLVRARIEQIAAETCRMHGAECRVDYKAGYPPVINDETEAERFFRTVPGLFPAENVRRSPLIMAGEDFAYYLQKIPGCFMLVGAGNEQAGIIHPHHHPKFDIDETAMLNAAKLLTRMALSYLHGE
- a CDS encoding YugN family protein, which codes for MIIENAAVKGLKSELAHLDKVAGNLGFVRWQWEYTRATYDYKMEDQANREDYYLRINCRAIEGKLEQPHAVLVLEDAYIGRATFPHGLDYESAIPDKILNESKQKITELKQQLG